One segment of Methanolinea sp. DNA contains the following:
- a CDS encoding serine/threonine-protein kinase, translating into MGREWSRAIALLLAAACIALPACGAHGDAQPPPWNATSRQVQGGLPREFRPSVTFPPLTTPATFPSLTPFPTVTVPSKGAIPTWPPAAPQGPAARTTPVPAPARPSATTPTPAATPPATTPATPSPSGTPAPAPAPAPDGGGGGLPGVGDGLAVHLAALLALSAAGALLAAAARGEGRVQGRDQGGPSPETTLFEDGPPGGGGPPFPAALASRYEGARFLHEGGIARVYAARRRSDGAPVAVKVPLRGDEQTGKSFLREIRAWEALSHPGIVRVYGANILPVPYVEMEFLPRSLADIPVPVDPAESLRIVGKVAEALGYAHDRGVLHRDLKPANILLSAGGEPKIADWGLSRDEKAPPQSTIHGFSLAFSAPEQLDPGRFGAASRETDIYQLGIVWYWLVTGKLPFPSGDVGEALRSRLEGRVLPPSAHVPAAAPLDRAILRCLAPGREDRYRDARDLLAEIREIGRRVRAGEAAGDAGTPGQGD; encoded by the coding sequence ATGGGCAGGGAATGGTCCCGGGCGATAGCCCTCCTCCTCGCGGCGGCGTGCATCGCCCTCCCCGCCTGCGGGGCGCACGGGGACGCGCAGCCACCGCCGTGGAACGCGACGTCCCGACAGGTCCAGGGTGGTCTCCCGCGGGAGTTCCGCCCGTCAGTGACGTTCCCCCCTCTGACCACCCCCGCGACGTTCCCCTCGCTCACCCCGTTCCCCACGGTGACCGTTCCCTCGAAGGGGGCGATCCCCACGTGGCCCCCCGCCGCCCCGCAGGGGCCCGCGGCGCGGACAACCCCCGTTCCCGCACCCGCGCGGCCTTCCGCGACGACACCCACCCCCGCGGCGACTCCCCCTGCCACGACCCCCGCGACGCCGTCGCCGTCGGGGACTCCGGCGCCCGCCCCCGCCCCCGCCCCCGACGGGGGAGGAGGGGGACTTCCCGGCGTAGGGGACGGGCTCGCGGTCCACCTCGCCGCCCTCCTCGCCCTCTCGGCTGCAGGCGCCCTCCTCGCCGCGGCGGCCCGCGGGGAGGGCCGGGTGCAGGGGAGAGATCAGGGCGGACCGTCTCCCGAGACCACGCTCTTTGAGGACGGGCCTCCCGGCGGCGGGGGGCCCCCGTTCCCTGCCGCCCTCGCATCCCGGTACGAGGGCGCGCGTTTCCTCCACGAGGGCGGGATCGCCCGCGTCTACGCCGCGCGCAGGAGGTCGGACGGCGCGCCCGTCGCGGTCAAGGTCCCGCTCCGCGGCGATGAGCAGACGGGGAAGTCGTTCCTCCGGGAGATAAGGGCGTGGGAAGCGCTCTCCCACCCCGGGATCGTGAGGGTCTACGGCGCAAACATCCTCCCCGTCCCCTACGTCGAGATGGAGTTCCTCCCCCGCAGCCTCGCGGACATCCCTGTCCCGGTCGACCCCGCGGAGTCCCTCCGGATCGTCGGGAAGGTCGCGGAAGCGCTCGGCTACGCCCACGACCGCGGCGTGCTCCACCGCGACCTCAAGCCCGCAAACATCCTCCTCTCCGCCGGCGGGGAGCCCAAGATCGCGGACTGGGGCCTCTCGCGGGACGAGAAGGCACCCCCGCAGTCGACCATCCACGGGTTCTCGCTCGCCTTCTCCGCCCCCGAGCAGCTCGATCCCGGCAGGTTCGGCGCCGCGTCCCGGGAGACGGACATCTACCAGCTCGGGATCGTCTGGTACTGGCTCGTCACCGGGAAGCTCCCCTTCCCCTCGGGGGACGTCGGGGAGGCACTCCGGTCCCGCCTTGAGGGGAGGGTTCTCCCGCCCTCCGCGCACGTCCCGGCGGCAGCACCCCTCGACCGCGCCATCCTCCGCTGCCTTGCGCCCGGAAGGGAAGACCGGTACAGGGACGCCCGCGACCTCCTCGCGGAGATCCGCGAGATCGGGCGACGCGTGCGGGCCGGGGAGGCGGCCGGGGACGCGGGCACGCCAGGGCAGGGCGATTGA
- a CDS encoding PAS domain S-box protein: MISVLLVDDEPALLDVTQIFLERDGKMKVTLSESGRDALEKLKKGHFDIIVSDYEMPGMNGIELLKEVKARGYEIPFIVFTGRGREHVAIEALNLGASFYLQKGGDPKSQFAELRNMITQAVQRRRAEEELRANQVRLQAVIDLSQMTEKSEDALCTYALEKAIALTGSSLGFLAFVSGDGSLLTMHAWSKSALEVCRVEGRVTEYPLETTGLWGDPVRQKRPVIVNDYAGEVAGKRETPPGHPPLTRFMGIPVLDGPRVVMVAGVANKQWDYTDADAQQVTLLMASLWQILTRKRSEEALAASERRFRSYFELPLAGIAVASPELRWTQVNRKFCELSGYTPEELSSLSWEDLTPPGDWPREAAEIARVVSGERQLLALGKRLRRKDGTIAEVEVSAMPVRKADGSVDYFVVLATDVSALKETERELLAANERMSATLEELRVAQDSLAGYCHRLEQEERALRESEEKFRKVVETAPSLLLVLDGEGSVTYASPRALPVTGYTPEEIRDLGLPGIVDAGDLPRVREAIARCAGTGAGMRDLEFRGRRKDGSPWCASAAVEPLGGGPGSAPAVLLQLVDITSRRQAEEALRKSEERLREILGTISDVVFSLDADGRITYVSPAVTRILGYAPAELEGRVFAEVLLPDDAEGALRKYEELRDGDVRVPVEVEWRVMHRDGTIRWCRSSLWPIVRDGRFAGCTGTATDIHARKVAEEELREREELLAGIFRVAPIGIGLVKERTFLFANDAVCRITGYSREELLGKSSRLLYASDGEFERVGREMAGRMWETAGETVEATWVRRDGREITVLISTSPVDPSDPGSPIVFSAMDITAQKERERALLEGGRALREFFDGLRSPAFLVGADGQVAAANDAFHEVFSGGAAGGGGTLLSEILGEDLAREVMARVREALSEGRARRFEAPRGETRFLFEVCPVKDGGAVARAAVIAVDVTDLHRAREALAARAERLSLLSRAAAQDGGRILSALRAYLGRMERETDDPLLRTYVKKQEKYAGALAAVLGYLREYARGAGGPPAWHDVGSLVRKAAAVHDLRDVAIYLDCGGLSVRADPLVERGISALIGHALGKEGVTRISFSYREEGDGIVLTCEDDGAGSPGAAGGEGSDPGLSLAAEILSAEGFRVYETRTEGGGCRVEIAVPPGSFRLGGENRAD; the protein is encoded by the coding sequence GTGATTTCCGTACTCCTCGTTGACGACGAGCCCGCCCTCCTGGACGTGACCCAGATCTTCCTCGAGCGAGACGGGAAAATGAAGGTCACGCTCTCCGAGTCGGGGAGGGACGCGCTAGAGAAGCTCAAAAAGGGCCACTTCGACATCATCGTCTCGGACTACGAGATGCCTGGGATGAACGGGATCGAACTTTTGAAAGAGGTGAAGGCGAGGGGGTACGAGATCCCGTTCATCGTCTTCACCGGCCGGGGGAGGGAGCACGTCGCGATAGAGGCGCTGAACCTCGGCGCCTCGTTCTACCTCCAGAAGGGCGGCGACCCCAAGTCGCAGTTCGCGGAACTCCGGAACATGATCACGCAGGCCGTCCAGAGGAGGAGGGCGGAAGAGGAACTCCGCGCAAACCAGGTCCGTCTCCAGGCGGTCATCGACCTCTCCCAGATGACGGAGAAGAGCGAGGACGCCCTCTGCACCTACGCCCTCGAGAAGGCGATCGCCCTCACGGGGAGCAGTCTTGGGTTCCTCGCGTTCGTGAGCGGGGACGGATCCCTCCTCACGATGCACGCGTGGTCGAAGTCCGCGCTCGAGGTCTGCAGGGTCGAGGGGAGGGTGACCGAGTACCCCCTCGAGACGACCGGTCTGTGGGGGGACCCTGTGAGGCAGAAGAGACCCGTCATCGTGAACGACTACGCGGGAGAGGTCGCGGGCAAGAGGGAGACACCGCCCGGCCACCCGCCCCTCACCCGGTTCATGGGGATCCCCGTGCTCGACGGCCCGCGAGTCGTGATGGTCGCGGGGGTCGCGAACAAGCAGTGGGATTACACCGACGCGGATGCCCAGCAGGTGACGCTCCTCATGGCGAGCCTCTGGCAGATCCTCACGCGGAAGAGGTCGGAGGAGGCGCTCGCCGCGAGCGAGAGGAGGTTCCGCTCGTACTTCGAGCTCCCCCTCGCAGGGATCGCGGTCGCCTCGCCCGAATTGCGGTGGACGCAGGTGAACAGGAAGTTCTGCGAGCTTTCCGGGTACACGCCGGAGGAGCTCTCCTCCCTCTCGTGGGAGGATCTCACGCCCCCCGGGGACTGGCCGCGCGAGGCGGCCGAGATCGCCCGCGTCGTCTCCGGCGAGAGGCAGCTGCTCGCGCTCGGAAAGAGGCTCCGCAGGAAGGACGGGACGATCGCCGAGGTCGAGGTCTCGGCGATGCCCGTCAGGAAGGCGGACGGGAGCGTCGACTACTTCGTGGTGCTCGCAACCGACGTCTCCGCTCTCAAGGAGACGGAGAGGGAACTCCTCGCCGCGAACGAGCGCATGTCTGCGACGCTCGAGGAACTCCGGGTCGCGCAGGACTCGCTCGCCGGGTACTGCCACAGGCTCGAGCAAGAGGAGCGGGCGCTGCGCGAGAGCGAGGAGAAGTTCCGGAAAGTCGTCGAGACAGCGCCAAGCCTCCTCCTCGTCCTCGACGGGGAGGGGTCTGTCACCTACGCGAGCCCCCGCGCCCTCCCCGTCACCGGGTACACCCCGGAGGAGATCCGGGACCTCGGCCTCCCCGGGATCGTCGATGCGGGGGACCTCCCGCGGGTGCGGGAGGCGATCGCCCGGTGCGCGGGGACAGGGGCGGGGATGCGGGACCTCGAGTTCCGCGGGAGGAGGAAGGACGGCTCCCCGTGGTGCGCCTCGGCCGCGGTCGAGCCCCTCGGGGGCGGCCCGGGGAGCGCGCCTGCAGTCCTCCTCCAGCTGGTCGACATCACCTCCCGCAGGCAGGCGGAGGAGGCCCTTCGAAAGAGCGAGGAGAGGCTCCGGGAGATCCTCGGGACGATCAGCGACGTCGTCTTCTCGCTCGACGCGGACGGGAGGATCACGTACGTGAGCCCCGCCGTCACCCGGATCCTCGGCTACGCGCCCGCGGAACTGGAGGGGCGGGTATTCGCCGAGGTCCTCCTGCCTGACGATGCGGAGGGTGCGCTGCGGAAGTACGAGGAACTCCGTGACGGGGATGTGAGGGTGCCGGTCGAGGTCGAGTGGAGGGTCATGCACCGCGACGGGACGATCCGGTGGTGCCGCTCCTCGCTCTGGCCGATCGTGCGCGACGGGCGGTTTGCGGGCTGCACGGGGACCGCGACCGACATCCACGCGCGGAAAGTCGCAGAGGAGGAGCTCAGGGAGCGCGAGGAGCTCCTCGCGGGGATCTTCAGGGTCGCCCCCATCGGGATAGGGCTCGTGAAGGAGAGGACGTTCCTCTTCGCAAACGACGCCGTCTGCAGGATCACGGGGTACTCCCGCGAGGAGCTCCTCGGGAAGTCGAGCCGCCTCCTCTACGCTTCCGACGGGGAGTTCGAGCGGGTCGGCAGGGAGATGGCCGGGCGGATGTGGGAGACAGCCGGCGAGACGGTCGAGGCGACGTGGGTGCGCAGGGACGGGAGGGAGATCACTGTCCTCATCAGCACGTCGCCCGTCGACCCCTCGGATCCCGGGTCCCCGATCGTCTTCTCGGCGATGGACATCACCGCCCAGAAGGAGAGGGAAAGGGCACTCCTCGAGGGCGGGCGGGCGCTGCGGGAGTTCTTCGACGGCCTCCGGTCGCCCGCGTTCCTCGTCGGGGCCGACGGGCAGGTCGCCGCGGCAAACGACGCGTTCCACGAGGTCTTCTCCGGCGGGGCTGCCGGGGGAGGGGGAACCCTCCTCTCAGAGATCCTCGGCGAGGATCTCGCGCGGGAAGTGATGGCCCGCGTCCGCGAGGCGCTCTCGGAGGGGCGCGCCCGGCGGTTCGAGGCACCGCGCGGGGAGACCCGGTTCCTCTTCGAGGTGTGCCCGGTCAAGGACGGCGGGGCGGTCGCGCGGGCCGCGGTCATCGCCGTCGACGTGACCGATCTCCACCGCGCCCGCGAGGCGCTCGCGGCCCGCGCCGAGAGGCTCTCCCTCCTCTCCCGCGCGGCGGCCCAGGACGGCGGCCGGATCCTCTCCGCGCTCCGCGCGTACCTCGGGCGCATGGAGAGGGAGACGGACGACCCGCTCCTCCGCACGTACGTGAAGAAGCAGGAGAAGTACGCGGGGGCACTCGCGGCCGTCCTCGGCTATTTGCGCGAGTACGCGCGCGGGGCGGGCGGTCCGCCCGCGTGGCACGACGTCGGGTCGCTCGTGCGGAAGGCCGCCGCGGTGCACGACCTCCGGGACGTCGCGATCTACCTCGACTGCGGGGGACTCTCGGTCCGCGCCGACCCGCTCGTCGAGAGGGGCATCTCGGCGCTGATCGGCCACGCGCTCGGAAAGGAGGGCGTCACCCGGATCTCGTTCTCGTACAGGGAGGAGGGGGACGGGATCGTCCTCACCTGCGAGGACGACGGCGCGGGCTCCCCCGGCGCGGCCGGCGGGGAGGGGAGCGATCCCGGCCTCTCCCTCGCGGCCGAGATCCTCTCGGCGGAGGGGTTCAGGGTCTACGAGACGCGGACGGAAGGCGGGGGCTGTCGCGTGGAGATCGCGGTACCGCCCGGCTCCTTCCGGCTCGGCGGGGAGAATCGCGCGGATTGA
- a CDS encoding formylmethanofuran dehydrogenase subunit C, with translation MKVTLKTRPRENPLVPVEAETIVPMNFLRGNDIRVHEGNRERLLEELFFVTVEGPAVSPDQVEIVLSGDTGRIKRVGEYMNAGRIVVEGDIGMHCGNFMSAGEILIRGNADAWLGREMRGGQILCEGNAGDYCGAGYRGEKRGVRGGRIEVMGSAGDFVAEYLSGGEVIVHGDCGDLPGVEMRGGTLVIGGSCTRPCGNMTGGTCMVFGEAREILPSFVREGTAEVEFGGKRYRMAVYRGDIANRGKGTLMVREGEIRP, from the coding sequence GTGAAGGTGACGCTCAAGACGAGGCCCCGGGAGAACCCCCTCGTCCCGGTCGAGGCAGAGACGATCGTCCCGATGAACTTCCTGCGGGGAAACGACATCCGCGTGCACGAGGGGAACCGCGAGCGGCTCCTCGAAGAGCTCTTCTTCGTCACGGTCGAGGGGCCGGCGGTCTCGCCGGACCAGGTCGAGATCGTCCTCTCCGGGGACACGGGGCGGATCAAGCGCGTGGGCGAGTACATGAACGCGGGGAGGATCGTCGTCGAGGGGGACATCGGGATGCACTGCGGGAACTTCATGAGTGCCGGCGAGATCCTGATCCGGGGCAACGCCGACGCGTGGCTCGGCCGCGAGATGCGGGGCGGGCAGATCCTCTGCGAGGGGAACGCCGGCGACTACTGCGGCGCGGGGTACCGCGGGGAGAAGCGCGGGGTGCGCGGCGGGAGGATAGAGGTGATGGGCAGCGCCGGCGACTTCGTCGCCGAGTACCTCTCGGGCGGCGAGGTGATCGTCCACGGGGACTGCGGCGACCTGCCGGGCGTCGAGATGCGGGGCGGGACACTCGTCATCGGGGGGTCCTGCACCCGGCCCTGCGGGAACATGACGGGCGGGACCTGCATGGTCTTCGGGGAGGCGCGCGAGATCCTCCCCTCGTTCGTCCGCGAGGGGACGGCCGAGGTGGAGTTCGGCGGGAAGAGGTACCGGATGGCCGTGTACCGCGGGGACATCGCGAACAGGGGCAAGGGCACCCTCATGGTGAGGGAGGGAGAGATCCGGCCGTGA
- a CDS encoding formylmethanofuran dehydrogenase subunit A, which translates to MTAGMLIRNAYVIDPLSGVRGEVMDIAIAGGRIVEEAPPGAVVIDAKKCLTLPGGIDSHSHVCGTKVNFGRYMSPEDMRAGRTARRGVMHVTSGYSVPTTFGNSYRYSAMGYTTVLEGAMAPLEARHTHEEFAATPHQDMLANTLFDGNWSVMEAVREKDVKRAAAVVAWTLAAVKGFAIKLTNPGGTEAWGWGKDLAGIHEPVPHFGVTPAEIIRTLIEANELLGLPHSVHLHCNNLGIPGNYRTTLETMELAPPARGDRQTLYLTHVQFHSYGGTTWRDICSKSEEIARSLNGKPQVVIDMGQVMFGRTTTMTADGPMEFRLYLLHHNKWSNHDVELETGSGIIPVTYRRKSLVNCVMWAIGLELALLAKSPWQCLLSTDNPNGAPFVKYPEVIGLLMSRRMREAERREIEPRTEHYVPLFAIERELDWYDIAVMTRAGQAKALGITRVGKGYLAPGAQADVAIYPLRPDEVDPSADYQQVVAGFSRTLYTIKRGRVVARDGDVVVEGANSTIWTRARVPPEYDVASDPGFREKFEQYYTVRFGNYPVQDEYVPRGICIETEAAL; encoded by the coding sequence ATGACGGCCGGGATGCTGATCCGGAACGCGTACGTGATCGACCCCCTCTCCGGCGTGAGGGGCGAGGTGATGGACATCGCGATCGCGGGCGGCCGGATCGTCGAGGAGGCGCCGCCGGGCGCGGTGGTGATCGACGCGAAGAAGTGCCTCACGCTCCCGGGCGGGATAGACTCGCACTCGCACGTCTGCGGGACGAAGGTGAACTTCGGCCGGTACATGAGTCCCGAGGACATGCGGGCGGGCAGGACGGCGCGCCGGGGCGTGATGCACGTCACGTCCGGCTACAGCGTGCCCACGACGTTCGGCAACTCGTACAGGTACTCGGCGATGGGGTACACGACGGTCCTCGAGGGCGCGATGGCCCCGCTCGAGGCGCGGCACACCCACGAGGAGTTCGCCGCGACGCCCCACCAGGACATGCTCGCAAACACCCTCTTTGATGGGAACTGGTCGGTCATGGAGGCCGTCAGGGAGAAGGACGTGAAGAGGGCCGCGGCGGTGGTCGCCTGGACCCTTGCCGCGGTCAAGGGGTTCGCGATCAAGCTCACGAACCCCGGCGGGACCGAGGCGTGGGGCTGGGGCAAGGACCTCGCGGGCATCCACGAGCCTGTCCCGCACTTCGGGGTGACGCCGGCAGAGATCATCCGGACGCTGATCGAGGCGAACGAGCTCCTCGGGCTCCCCCACTCCGTCCACCTCCACTGCAACAACCTCGGGATACCCGGCAACTACAGGACGACGCTCGAGACGATGGAGCTCGCCCCGCCGGCGCGGGGCGACCGCCAGACGCTCTACCTCACGCACGTCCAGTTCCACTCGTACGGCGGGACGACGTGGCGGGACATCTGCTCGAAGTCCGAGGAGATCGCGCGGTCGCTCAACGGGAAGCCGCAGGTCGTCATCGACATGGGGCAGGTGATGTTCGGGCGGACGACGACGATGACCGCCGACGGCCCGATGGAGTTCCGGCTCTACCTCCTCCACCACAACAAGTGGAGCAACCACGACGTCGAGCTCGAGACGGGGTCAGGGATCATCCCGGTCACCTACAGGAGGAAGAGCCTCGTCAACTGCGTGATGTGGGCGATCGGCCTAGAGCTCGCGCTCCTCGCCAAAAGCCCCTGGCAGTGCCTCCTCTCGACCGACAACCCGAACGGCGCCCCGTTCGTGAAATACCCCGAGGTGATCGGGCTGCTCATGAGCAGGCGGATGCGCGAGGCAGAGCGGAGGGAGATCGAGCCGAGGACAGAGCACTACGTCCCGCTCTTCGCGATCGAGAGGGAACTGGACTGGTACGACATCGCGGTGATGACCCGGGCCGGGCAGGCGAAGGCCCTCGGGATCACCCGGGTCGGGAAGGGGTACCTCGCCCCCGGCGCGCAGGCCGACGTCGCGATCTACCCGCTCCGGCCCGACGAGGTCGACCCCTCCGCCGACTACCAACAGGTGGTCGCGGGCTTCTCCCGGACGCTCTACACGATCAAGAGGGGACGAGTCGTCGCGAGGGACGGGGACGTCGTCGTCGAGGGGGCGAACAGCACCATCTGGACGCGGGCACGGGTCCCGCCCGAGTATGACGTTGCGTCCGACCCCGGATTCCGGGAGAAGTTCGAGCAGTACTACACGGTCAGGTTCGGGAACTACCCCGTGCAGGACGAGTACGTGCCGCGGGGGATCTGCATCGAGACGGAGGCGGCGCTGTGA